ATATGGAATAAAATTCAAATAGTTGGATTTTAAACCGGTAAATTGTTCCCCTTTGCCAAAGGTTCAAGAAATTTAGGCGATTCATCGTTGAACTTATTTAAGTTTTGTGAGCTATGAATATTTCAGGATAAAGCCTTACTCTGCAAATTCCCAAGCTGGATTCCAAACTACTTCCCACAAATGTCCGTCAGGGTCTTGGAAGTATCCAGAGTATCCTCCCCAAAAGGTATCGTGTGCTGGAACTGTAATAACTGCACCAGCCTTCCTTACCTGTTCCATTACCGTATCGACCTCTTCTTTACTCCCAACATTATGACCAATCGTAAATTCAGTTGGACTTATTGGTGTCTGATTTAAGCTTGTGTCATGAGCTATATCTTTACGTTTCCAAATTGCGAGTTTTAAGCCTGATTGTAAATCGAAAAATGCAACAGCACCATGCTCAAATTCTTGACCTACTATTCCTTTTGTTGGTAGTCCAAGGCCATCCTTGTAAAATTTCAAAGACCTTTCCAAGTCATCTACACCTAATGTTATAACTGAAATTCGTGGTTTCATCTAATGCCTCCTAAAAAATTTATTCTGTACATTTTAATATATCGGGGCTAACAAATCGATTATTTATTGTACTAACTAATCTTTTAATACAAAAAAAACATTCTTGTTATCAAGAAACGCTACCCAATAGTTGAATAATGTAAAGTTATTCTTTAACCCTAAGAAACCTTCCTTATTGAAGTATCGCTTTTTAAATGTTTAAGTTCAATTTTCACGTTT
The Bacillus sp. (in: firmicutes) DNA segment above includes these coding regions:
- a CDS encoding VOC family protein; this encodes MKPRISVITLGVDDLERSLKFYKDGLGLPTKGIVGQEFEHGAVAFFDLQSGLKLAIWKRKDIAHDTSLNQTPISPTEFTIGHNVGSKEEVDTVMEQVRKAGAVITVPAHDTFWGGYSGYFQDPDGHLWEVVWNPAWEFAE